A genomic segment from Conger conger chromosome 2, fConCon1.1, whole genome shotgun sequence encodes:
- the LOC133121503 gene encoding small ribosomal subunit protein eS24-like isoform X2: MNDTVTVRTRKFMTNRLLQRKQMVVDVLHPGKSTVPKTEIREKLAKMYKTTPDVVFAFGFRTQFGGGKTTGFAMVYDSLDYAKKNEPKHRLGRHGLFEKKKSSRKQRKERKNRMKKVRGVAKANVGASGKK, encoded by the exons ATG AACGACACCGTGACAGTTCGGACCAGGAAGTTTATGACGAACCGTTTGCTTCAGAGGAAGCAAATG GTTGTCGATGTCCTGCACCCTGGCAAGTCGACGGTCCCAAAGACTGAGATCAGGGAGAAGCTCGccaaaatgtacaaaaccaCCCCGGATGTGGTGTTTGCTTTTGGCTTCAGGACTCAGTTTGGTGGCGGCAAAACAACCGGCTTCGCGATGGTGTACGACTCTTTAGATTACGCCAAGAAGAATGAGCCCAAACATAGGCTGGGCAGG CACGGCctgtttgaaaagaaaaagtCCTCCAGGAAACAGCGTAAGGAACGTAAGAACAGAATGAAGAAAGTCCGTGGAGTGGCCAAAGCCAATGTTGGCGCTTCTGGCAAAAAG TAA
- the LOC133121503 gene encoding small ribosomal subunit protein eS24-like isoform X1, with amino-acid sequence MNDTVTVRTRKFMTNRLLQRKQMVVDVLHPGKSTVPKTEIREKLAKMYKTTPDVVFAFGFRTQFGGGKTTGFAMVYDSLDYAKKNEPKHRLGRHGLFEKKKSSRKQRKERKNRMKKVRGVAKANVGASGKKK; translated from the exons ATG AACGACACCGTGACAGTTCGGACCAGGAAGTTTATGACGAACCGTTTGCTTCAGAGGAAGCAAATG GTTGTCGATGTCCTGCACCCTGGCAAGTCGACGGTCCCAAAGACTGAGATCAGGGAGAAGCTCGccaaaatgtacaaaaccaCCCCGGATGTGGTGTTTGCTTTTGGCTTCAGGACTCAGTTTGGTGGCGGCAAAACAACCGGCTTCGCGATGGTGTACGACTCTTTAGATTACGCCAAGAAGAATGAGCCCAAACATAGGCTGGGCAGG CACGGCctgtttgaaaagaaaaagtCCTCCAGGAAACAGCGTAAGGAACGTAAGAACAGAATGAAGAAAGTCCGTGGAGTGGCCAAAGCCAATGTTGGCGCTTCTGGCAAAAAG AAATGA